The following DNA comes from uncultured Devosia sp..
GAAGCCGGCACCCATGACGAACAGCAGCGTGCCCAGCACGGCGCCCATGATCTTGTTAAGCTCGAACGAATCCATTTGGTCTCTCTGCCAGTCCATCCCCTGTGGACGATATTCGACTCTCGTCCAACTTACGATTCCCCAAGGGAAATCCTGCTCAACGGACGATGCCAATGCGCGCGGAAGATAGTCGCAAGGCCGCTATGGCGCAACCGTTCAAAGCCGCTCTGCGTCAATTCCCCACCAGAGCCATGCGTTCCCGCGCCGAGCCCCCTCGATTGACAGCCGAACCGCCCGGGTTCAAAAGCCTGTCGCCTACCAGATACGGACCCTCCGCAATGACCAAGAAGATCGCATTCCAGGGCGAACCCGGCGCCTTCAGCCATGCCGCCGCGAACAATGTCTTCCCCGGCGAAGAGGCCATGGGCTGCGTCACCTTCGAGGAAACCATCAATGCGGTGCAGACCGGCAAGGCCGACTATGCCGTTGTCCCGGTCGAGAACTCGCTCTATGGCCGCATCACCGACATCCACCACCTTCTCCCGGCAAGTGGCCTGCATATCATTGGCGAGACCTATCTCCGCGTCGAGATGAACCTGCTCGGCGTACCGGGCGCAACGCTGGCCGACATCAAGGCCGTGCAGTCGCTCTCGGTCGCGCTCGGCCAGTGCCGAAAGTTCATCGCCGACAACGGCTTCCGCACCATCAATGCCGTCGATACCGCCGGCTCTGCCCGCGAGATCGCCCAGAAGGCCGACAAATCCGTTGCCGCCATCGCCTCCCGCTTTGCCGGCGAAATCTACGGCCTCGACGTCCTTGCCTCCAATATCGAGGACGCCGAGCACAATACCACGCGCTTCCTCGTCCTCTCGCCAACGCCGAAAGAGGCGCCTGCCGGGAGTGGCAAGATCAAGACCACCTTTGTCTTCCGCGTGCGCAACGTGCCCGCCGCGCTTTACAAGGCCATGGGCGGTTTCGCCACCAACGGCGTCAACATGACCAAGCTCGAAAGCTACATGGTCGGCGGCGCTTTCACGGCTACCCAGTTTTACGCCGATATCGAAGGTC
Coding sequences within:
- a CDS encoding prephenate dehydratase; this encodes MTKKIAFQGEPGAFSHAAANNVFPGEEAMGCVTFEETINAVQTGKADYAVVPVENSLYGRITDIHHLLPASGLHIIGETYLRVEMNLLGVPGATLADIKAVQSLSVALGQCRKFIADNGFRTINAVDTAGSAREIAQKADKSVAAIASRFAGEIYGLDVLASNIEDAEHNTTRFLVLSPTPKEAPAGSGKIKTTFVFRVRNVPAALYKAMGGFATNGVNMTKLESYMVGGAFTATQFYADIEGHPSDVGVQHAFEELGFFTDHMHILGVYPASDDK